Sequence from the Mycobacterium florentinum genome:
TCGCTGAATGAAGTCGGCGAGATTACGGCCGATCGTCGACACCGAGCCGTGCGAGTTGCCGAAGTGGAACGAGGCCACCCCGTTGGCCGAAGGGCTGACCTGAGCTTCGCAGCGCAAGCTGATCATCAGGTCGGCGCCGACGTTGTTGGCGGTGGCGGCACGTTCGGCGTCGGAGGGGCTGCGGTTGGTCGGCCGGGACAGGAAGGTCTCCATGCCGATGGCGGTCATCCGGCCCTCCAGCCGACTGGCCAAGTCCCACAAGATATCTGCTTCGCTGACCGGGCCGGCCGGCCCGTGTGCGATCAGACCGTGGTCGTCGCCGCCGCGGCCAGGATCGATGATGATCCGCTTGCCCGAAAGTCGAGGACCTGAGCGGCGGACCAGCTCTTCCTCCCGAATGGCGTGGGGCGAACCGCCGCTGACCCGTGAACTCAGAAAGTACAAGGAGCGCAAGGTTTCCGGGCCGCAGATGCCGTCGGCGGCCATCCCGTACTCGCGTTGATAGGACATCAAGGCGTTGTGCGTCTGCAGGCCGAAATGTCCGTCGACCAGACCCGTGTAGAAACCGAGGTCCTGCAGCCGAGCCTGCAACGTCGCGACGTCGTCCCCATAAAGGGGAGCACCGAATTGGTGGTACAGCGTGCGCGCACCGAGCCGGTAGGAAGCCTCTTTCAAGGCCCGGTAGGTCGCCTCGCCGACGATACCGTCGACGAGCAGGCCGCGATGCTGCTGGAACGCGCGGACAGCCTGATCAAGCTGGGCGTCGAAGACGTCGACGGCGACGTGGCGGCCCGTGGTGAGATCGTCTTCGGCGTTGTCCAATAGCCCTAGTGCAGCAAGCGAGGCCCGGATTTCGGTCACAGCTGCGCTGCGGTCACCACAGCGCAGAGCGTCGCCGTTTTCGCGGCGCGGACTCGACATACCAAGGGCCCTCCGGGACAAACTGACAGGCTTACAAACCCACTACAGCTAATCGGTATTGTCGCAGATCCTTCTCGATTTCGGGAAAACCCCAGGCCAACCGGCGGGGCATCGCCGTAAAGCGCCGATGCGCTCAGGTGAGGTCGGGGACCGCGTCGGAAAGCTCGCGCAGCAGCGCCGCCTTGCCCTTTGCGCCGACGATTCGCTTCACCGGCTGGCCGTCCTTGAACAGGATCATCGTCGGGATCGACACCACCTGGAAGTCACGCGCCGTCTCGGGATTCGCGTCGACGTCGAGCTTGGCGACGGTCAACTGATCGGACCGCTCAGCCGCGATCTCCTCGAGAACGGGCGCGACCATCTTGCATGGTCCGCACCACGTCGCCCAAAAGTCAACCAG
This genomic interval carries:
- a CDS encoding N-acetylmuramoyl-L-alanine amidase, producing MSSPRRENGDALRCGDRSAAVTEIRASLAALGLLDNAEDDLTTGRHVAVDVFDAQLDQAVRAFQQHRGLLVDGIVGEATYRALKEASYRLGARTLYHQFGAPLYGDDVATLQARLQDLGFYTGLVDGHFGLQTHNALMSYQREYGMAADGICGPETLRSLYFLSSRVSGGSPHAIREEELVRRSGPRLSGKRIIIDPGRGGDDHGLIAHGPAGPVSEADILWDLASRLEGRMTAIGMETFLSRPTNRSPSDAERAATANNVGADLMISLRCEAQVSPSANGVASFHFGNSHGSVSTIGRNLADFIQREVVARTGLRDCRTHGRTWDLLRLTRMPTVQVDVGYITNPGDRDRLLATQTRDAIAEGILAAVKRLYLLGKNDRPTGTFTFAELLAHELSVERTTRLGGT
- the trxA gene encoding thioredoxin, whose translation is MSDAEKAGATKEVSDASFSADVLSSNKPVLVDFWATWCGPCKMVAPVLEEIAAERSDQLTVAKLDVDANPETARDFQVVSIPTMILFKDGQPVKRIVGAKGKAALLRELSDAVPDLT